The Aspergillus fumigatus Af293 chromosome 5, whole genome shotgun sequence nucleotide sequence AAGTTGCAACACACTTGAACATAGAACAGCATGTGTATACCATGACTCCCTTAGCAGCAACCGCCTGCGGATCCAGATTGAACACCCTGACCCTGACCGACCTGCACAGTCGGCTTGTTGTTAACAGTGGCAGTTCCCATGCGCTCCTTGATCTGCCGAGCCATGGTCAAGAAAGCCTGCTCAACATTGGAAGCATTCTTGGCTGAGGTTTCAAGGAAAGGAATTCCAAGACTATCGGCGAATTCCTAAAATCACAAATCATGTTAGGATGAGAAAGCTAAACGGACTGAGGCATGGTTGGACGCGAACCTTGGCTACGGTGTACTCCACGactttcttgtcttccataTCGCTCTTGTTACCAACGAGCAGCTTGTTGACCCCTTCTGTTGCGTAGCGATCGATTTCCTGAAGCCACTGCTTCACGTTGTTGAAAGAGTCCATGTCAGTCACGTCGTAAACAACACAGATGCCATGGGCGCCACGATAATAAGACGATGTGATGGTCCGGAAACGTTCTTGACCTGCTGTGTCCCACTATATATTATCTGTCAGCTATGACAGGCGGTGAAGAGCCCATTTTTGGTGCTTTATCCTTACAATCTGAAGCTTCACCGTCTTCCCATCGAGTTCGATAGTTCTGATTTTCTGGAGCATCATTAATCAGTACTGCGAAGGTGCCTGTATGCTCAACGGTATGCCTTTGCGACGGGTACATACAAAATCGACCCCGATGGTGGAGATATAACTCTCTGTATACGTATCATCGGCGAATCGAAGCAACAAGCAAGACTTTCCGACGCCAGAGTCTCCGATGAGAAGGAGTTTGAAGAGATAGTCGTATCTATCCACAGATCCAAGTGAGTTGGAGTTGTCTTTTTATTTTTGCGGAGATAATGAACGACTAGACAGGGGAGATGGAGATATCAGGCACTCTATGGATCCAGCAGTCAGTCAACATAACAAGAGGGATAAAGGAGAAAGACATATTCTCGTTGCGCGCAGAGCGCCAGTTCTAAACCTTCTGTACTTTAGGTAGAAGGGGGAAACTTACCACTCAGGATTCATGATGAGCGGTAGTAGCTGTCAACGAGAACAAGGTCgctttggaggaggcgagAAGTGAGTATGGAATGTTGGGGAAAGCAGAATGAGATGAGACGGCTATAGCAAATTTAGGTGGCTAGTTATTGATGCAAGTGTGGCCTCGGATTGTCTAGGCACTTAGATGGACTGAAGCGGCGTTCTGAGATGGCAGTTACGTTGTtagtagtaaggtagtaGGCAGTAGGGAGTGCAGGAGAGCAGGCGAGCACAGCATGCAAGTTCCCATGTTTTTCATCTGACCGTACCGTCTGTGACCGTTTCATGTTCAACCGCCTCAGACCCACAAATTGGCCCAATCTAGTCTAGCGTTGGAACACCCCAACGTAGACAAAATGGCTATGGAAAACCAGATCAAGTACAATCAATATTCCCAGTGAGTTAAAATAGAAGAATGTTAAAGATGAGCACGAGCATGGCAATGATGAATGACACCTAGTGGTCAGCTGTGTCCATTCAGCTGACACCCCATATTTTCCAGCACTCCCTCGATCTTTTTTATTACACAGTATCCCTTGGTATTTGTAGAGTGCTTGAATCTGAGCATTTGCCATGATGCAAGATAAATTGACAGGGCCTTTAAAGCAAGGACTTTGGTTCAGCGGCCTGCTCTCCACATCTGTAGATGTCTCCTCGTGACCAGGAAACTGGTGTTAGTATACTTGCCGTTGTGTATCATCATTACTGACTTCGAAGGTAGTTAGAAGGCGAGAGTCATTACCAGTGGTTATCTGAGACTGCGCGGATTTTGTCTTTTGAGAAGTAGATACTTTTACTTTGCCAGAGTCTTTGAAGCTTTCCTTCATAAAATAGGCACATGTAAGCCACTGACATGGTCAAGCACATCTCAGCATTTGTTGCTTGTAATAAATGAGAAACATCCCAATATGATCGAAAAATCTGGGACACAAATATTGCATTGCAATATAAACTTCCAACCAAGTCTCTTAGCAGCTTGTTTACAGCAATCAAGCATAACCATGAGACTGAAGCCACTCCAAAACCAGCCTTTCGTCCCTTTCTTTGTAGTTTGCATTTGTTCGTATGGAATCAGCAACGATCACCAAGGCGCGGTCATAGGGACTTgtatccttgtccttgaagaaggaagcGATATCCGCCCCAATGTTATGGTCTGCGAATTTCGACAGACCCAT carries:
- a CDS encoding Rab family GTPase YPT1 produces the protein MNPEYDYLFKLLLIGDSGVGKSCLLLRFADDTYTESYISTIGVDFKIRTIELDGKTVKLQIWDTAGQERFRTITSSYYRGAHGICVVYDVTDMDSFNNVKQWLQEIDRYATEGVNKLLVGNKSDMEDKKVVEYTVAKEFADSLGIPFLETSAKNASNVEQAFLTMARQIKERMGTATVNNKPTVQVGQGQGVQSGSAGGCC